A portion of the Bacteroides faecium genome contains these proteins:
- a CDS encoding DUF4922 domain-containing protein, translating to MKATINCFLPFSRLEETIQTVKELRASALVDTIYLLASPITNVCIPGCELISVEKMQSTQAMRAIAEHSDKAYTLVYTKRTALRLGMFALERMVQVMEMTQAGMVYADHYQQMNGVQKPAPVIDYQPGSLRDDFDFGSVLLFNANTFKEAIKDTEEEYQYAGLYDLRLKTSQKSRLVYINEYLYTEVESDKRKSGEKQFDYVDPKNRQVQIEMEQACTEHLKAIGGYLYPNFCPVDFSSHTFEYEASVIIPVRNRIRTIKDAVCSALNQQTTFPFNVIVIDNHSTDGTCEALRELSSDKRLIHVIPERDDLGIGGCWNVGIHHEKCGKFAVQLDSDDVYKDEHTLQIMVNAFYEQNCAMVIGTYMMTDFNMNEIAPGIIDHKEWTPDNGRNNALRINGLGAPRAFYTPILREINVPNTSYGEDYALGLRISHDYQIGRVYDVVYLCRRWEGNSDAALPVEKVNRNNLYKDRLRTWELEQRILQQKTTLENFQQEIEQLFQKQTLSWELAKENYRTLEQYKKQKRDLSKWIGKTLIEAGAFLNPKRILSATAQTDTASVHSRPCFLCQKNRPQEQEFLSYKNYQILVNPYPVFKHHFTIADKEHRPQSIAGYFDDMIEFTDIMREYFLMYNGPECGASAPDHAHFQACTKEEYMAGISYDLSNDCTDLIDDDQLQINYVCAPASLINVQADSKETMSKTFHLIYDILSADSNGKEPMMNILAWYGSECTKDFLGDNYEDELETATRYPYKCCIFLRSKHRPDCYFAKGNEQILISPAIAEMNGIFPIVREEDMEKLTSEKVYDIYQEISISKEKLQEITERIKAAL from the coding sequence ATGAAAGCAACAATCAACTGTTTTCTTCCTTTCAGCAGGTTGGAAGAAACGATACAGACGGTTAAGGAGTTACGTGCATCGGCGCTGGTAGACACGATTTATTTATTGGCATCACCGATTACCAATGTCTGCATCCCCGGATGCGAACTCATTTCTGTAGAGAAAATGCAATCTACACAAGCGATGCGAGCCATTGCCGAACACTCCGATAAAGCATATACTTTAGTTTATACTAAACGCACTGCGCTGCGACTGGGCATGTTCGCTCTTGAAAGAATGGTTCAGGTCATGGAAATGACTCAAGCAGGTATGGTCTATGCAGACCATTACCAACAGATGAACGGTGTGCAAAAACCTGCTCCGGTCATTGACTACCAACCCGGCAGTCTGCGTGACGACTTCGATTTCGGTTCGGTATTACTGTTCAATGCCAACACATTCAAGGAAGCGATAAAAGATACGGAAGAGGAATATCAATATGCAGGCTTGTATGATTTGAGACTTAAAACATCCCAAAAGAGCAGACTGGTATATATCAACGAATATCTATATACCGAAGTAGAAAGCGACAAGCGAAAAAGCGGTGAGAAGCAGTTCGATTATGTAGACCCTAAAAACCGTCAGGTACAGATTGAAATGGAACAGGCATGCACCGAGCATTTGAAAGCAATCGGCGGATATCTTTATCCCAACTTCTGTCCCGTAGACTTCTCTTCCCATACTTTTGAATATGAAGCTTCTGTTATTATACCTGTACGCAACCGCATTCGCACAATCAAAGATGCCGTATGCTCGGCACTGAACCAGCAAACGACCTTTCCGTTCAATGTCATTGTCATCGACAACCATTCGACAGACGGAACCTGTGAAGCTCTACGTGAACTTAGTTCGGACAAGCGGCTGATTCACGTCATTCCCGAAAGAGATGATCTCGGTATAGGCGGATGTTGGAATGTAGGTATCCATCACGAGAAATGCGGAAAATTTGCCGTCCAACTGGATAGCGACGACGTGTATAAAGACGAACATACGCTGCAAATTATGGTTAATGCTTTCTATGAACAGAATTGCGCGATGGTTATCGGCACTTACATGATGACGGACTTCAACATGAACGAGATAGCTCCCGGCATCATCGACCATAAAGAATGGACACCCGATAACGGACGGAATAACGCCTTGCGCATTAATGGACTGGGAGCACCGAGAGCTTTTTATACTCCTATTCTTCGGGAAATCAATGTGCCGAACACAAGTTACGGAGAGGACTATGCACTCGGCCTGAGAATCTCACACGACTATCAAATCGGGCGGGTGTACGATGTCGTCTACCTCTGTCGCCGTTGGGAAGGTAATTCGGATGCCGCGTTGCCTGTTGAGAAAGTCAATCGGAATAATCTATACAAAGACCGGCTCCGTACGTGGGAATTGGAACAGCGCATCCTGCAACAAAAAACGACATTAGAGAATTTTCAGCAGGAAATCGAACAGTTATTCCAAAAGCAGACCCTTTCATGGGAACTTGCCAAAGAGAATTATCGGACATTGGAACAATATAAAAAGCAAAAAAGAGATCTCTCCAAATGGATAGGCAAGACCCTCATAGAAGCAGGTGCGTTCCTTAACCCGAAACGTATTCTTTCGGCTACGGCACAAACAGATACTGCCTCTGTTCACTCACGACCTTGTTTCCTCTGCCAGAAAAACCGTCCGCAAGAACAAGAATTCCTCAGCTATAAGAATTATCAGATACTGGTCAACCCCTACCCCGTATTTAAACACCACTTCACCATCGCGGACAAAGAACACCGCCCACAATCCATAGCAGGATATTTTGATGACATGATAGAATTTACCGACATCATGAGAGAGTACTTCCTCATGTATAACGGGCCGGAATGTGGTGCTTCCGCTCCCGATCATGCCCATTTTCAAGCCTGTACAAAAGAAGAATATATGGCTGGAATTTCTTACGATCTCTCCAACGATTGTACGGATTTAATAGACGACGATCAGTTACAAATAAATTATGTATGCGCACCGGCCAGCTTAATCAATGTTCAAGCGGATAGTAAGGAAACAATGTCAAAGACCTTTCATTTGATTTACGACATTTTATCCGCCGATAGCAACGGCAAGGAACCCATGATGAATATTCTTGCCTGGTATGGCTCGGAATGCACCAAAGATTTTTTGGGAGATAACTACGAAGACGAACTTGAAACCGCAACCAGATACCCTTACAAATGCTGCATCTTCTTACGCAGCAAACACCGTCCTGACTGCTATTTCGCAAAAGGAAACGAACAAATTCTCATCAGTCCTGCTATTGCTGAAATGAACGGCATATTCCCTATAGTACGCGAAGAGGATATGGAGAAACTAACTTCTGAAAAGGTATATGATATCTATCAGGAAATATCCATATCGAAAGAAAAGCTGCAAGAAATAACAGAACGTATTAAAGCCGCATTATGA
- a CDS encoding MFS transporter, translating into MTTPTINKNPWSWIPTLYFAEGLPYVAVMTIAVIMYKRLGLSNTEIALYTSWLYLPWTIKPLWSPFVDLVKTKRAWVIAMQGLIAAGFAGIAFFIPTPHYVQFTLAFFWLLAFSSATHDIAADGFYMLGLNNKEQSFFVGIRNTFYRLANIFGQGILVMLAGWLETSQNNIPLAWSITFYFMAGLFLALTIYHRFILPHPASDTKRPGLTAGKLLEDFLLTFVTFFKKKHLGLMFFFLLTYRLGESQLTKIASPFLLDTTDKGGLGLSTATVGMIYGTIGVIALLVGGIISGFLVSRDGFKKWILPMALAINLPDILYVWMAATTPDNPLFISICVAIEQLGYGFGFTAYMLYLIYIAEGEHKTAHYAIGTGFMALGMMIPGMPAGWIQEHTSYTSFFIWVCICTIPGIIASLMIRNRLDDSFGKKQ; encoded by the coding sequence ATGACAACGCCAACCATAAACAAAAATCCCTGGAGCTGGATTCCAACCCTCTACTTTGCAGAAGGGCTGCCCTATGTAGCGGTAATGACTATTGCCGTCATCATGTACAAGCGCCTGGGATTGTCGAATACAGAAATAGCCTTATACACTTCCTGGCTTTATCTTCCCTGGACTATCAAGCCTTTGTGGAGTCCTTTCGTTGATTTGGTAAAAACGAAGCGTGCCTGGGTTATTGCCATGCAAGGACTCATTGCTGCCGGATTTGCAGGGATAGCCTTTTTTATCCCTACGCCTCATTATGTGCAGTTCACTCTTGCCTTTTTCTGGCTGTTGGCGTTCAGTTCGGCTACGCATGACATCGCAGCGGACGGTTTCTATATGCTTGGGCTCAATAACAAAGAGCAATCTTTCTTTGTTGGTATCCGAAATACATTCTACCGGCTTGCCAATATCTTCGGACAAGGTATTCTTGTGATGCTGGCAGGTTGGTTGGAGACGTCACAAAACAATATTCCCCTGGCATGGAGCATTACATTCTACTTTATGGCGGGATTATTTCTTGCCCTTACTATCTACCACCGCTTTATTCTCCCCCATCCCGCTTCCGACACTAAACGTCCGGGACTGACAGCGGGAAAGTTACTAGAAGATTTTCTCCTGACTTTCGTCACTTTCTTCAAGAAGAAGCATTTGGGACTTATGTTCTTTTTCCTGCTCACCTACCGGTTGGGAGAATCGCAATTAACCAAAATAGCCTCTCCTTTCCTGCTCGATACTACGGATAAAGGCGGGCTGGGATTATCGACGGCAACCGTCGGAATGATTTACGGTACGATAGGCGTTATAGCCCTGTTAGTCGGGGGAATTATCAGCGGCTTCCTTGTGTCACGCGACGGATTCAAGAAATGGATACTCCCCATGGCACTGGCTATCAACCTGCCGGATATTTTATACGTATGGATGGCTGCCACCACTCCGGATAATCCCCTGTTTATATCCATCTGTGTAGCTATCGAACAACTGGGCTACGGTTTCGGCTTCACAGCTTATATGCTTTATCTGATTTATATTGCGGAAGGTGAGCACAAGACTGCCCATTATGCTATCGGAACGGGATTTATGGCACTGGGCATGATGATTCCGGGAATGCCCGCAGGCTGGATACAGGAACACACCAGCTACACCAGCTTCTTTATCTGGGTATGTATCTGTACCATACCCGGCATTATCGCTTCATTAATGATTCGCAACCGACTGGACGATTCTTTTGGAAAGAAACAATAA
- a CDS encoding SpoIID/LytB domain-containing protein, with protein MTEPQIAVGILSGKEINFSFPSFPGKFISSDGMAISGIQQAVYRNGKVCWQEKEYDELSFSPQQDITFQQDIIPQQDITPQQDTSSFFELQDVTIGINFHWERKEVQRFKGELKIIVEDDKLTAINIISIEDYLTSVISSEMSATASLELLKAHAVISRSWLLNKLKIENEKLKNKMQPDSAAISQFSILNSQFIKWYDHEAHKNFDVCADDHCQRYQGITRASTPQAVEAVSATRGEVLMYEGKICDARFSKCCGGAFEEFQNCWENVRHPYLIGQRDSQTANKLPDLTVEAEADKWIRTSPVAFCNTQDKKILSQVLNNYDQETADFYRWKVSYSQEELSELIHKRSGIDFGKIIDLIPVERGTSGRIVRLKIVGTLRTLTIGKELEIRRTLSTSHLYSSAFVVDKEYKEEEQEIPSRFILTGAGWGHGVGLCQIGAAVMGEQGYKYEEILSHYYPGSMIERQYK; from the coding sequence ATGACAGAGCCGCAAATAGCAGTTGGCATTCTTTCCGGAAAAGAGATTAACTTCTCTTTCCCGTCTTTCCCGGGAAAATTTATCTCTTCGGATGGAATGGCTATTTCCGGAATACAGCAAGCCGTTTATCGAAATGGGAAAGTCTGTTGGCAAGAAAAAGAGTATGACGAGCTTTCCTTTAGTCCTCAACAGGATATTACGTTCCAACAGGATATCATACCCCAACAAGATATCACTCCCCAACAGGATACTTCTTCTTTCTTTGAACTGCAAGACGTAACCATTGGCATCAACTTCCATTGGGAACGTAAAGAAGTGCAAAGGTTCAAAGGTGAACTGAAGATTATCGTTGAAGATGACAAGCTAACCGCCATCAATATAATTTCTATCGAAGATTATCTCACCAGCGTGATTTCATCAGAAATGAGCGCAACAGCCTCTTTAGAGCTGTTGAAAGCACATGCAGTTATCTCCCGAAGCTGGCTGTTGAATAAATTAAAAATTGAGAATGAAAAATTAAAAAATAAGATGCAACCGGACAGCGCAGCCATTTCTCAATTCTCAATTCTCAATTCTCAATTTATCAAATGGTACGACCATGAAGCCCACAAGAACTTTGATGTATGTGCCGACGACCATTGCCAGCGTTATCAAGGAATTACACGTGCCTCAACTCCGCAGGCTGTTGAGGCTGTTTCCGCGACACGGGGTGAAGTACTTATGTATGAAGGAAAGATTTGTGACGCCCGCTTTTCCAAATGTTGTGGCGGCGCTTTTGAAGAATTCCAGAACTGCTGGGAGAATGTAAGGCATCCCTATCTTATCGGACAGCGGGACAGCCAAACAGCAAACAAACTTCCTGACCTGACCGTAGAAGCTGAAGCTGACAAGTGGATACGCACTTCGCCCGTCGCATTCTGCAACACACAGGACAAGAAGATTCTCAGTCAGGTTTTAAATAACTACGACCAGGAGACTGCCGACTTCTATCGTTGGAAAGTAAGCTATTCCCAAGAAGAACTGTCCGAATTGATTCACAAACGCTCGGGTATTGATTTCGGGAAGATTATAGATTTAATTCCCGTAGAAAGGGGAACGTCCGGTCGTATCGTCCGACTGAAGATAGTAGGTACGTTACGCACACTCACCATCGGAAAAGAGTTGGAAATACGCCGCACGCTATCGACTTCTCATCTTTATAGTTCTGCTTTCGTTGTGGATAAGGAATACAAAGAAGAAGAGCAAGAAATCCCTTCCCGCTTTATCCTCACCGGTGCCGGATGGGGACATGGAGTGGGGCTTTGCCAGATTGGTGCTGCCGTAATGGGAGAACAAGGTTATAAATACGAAGAGATACTATCTCACTACTACCCCGGTAGTATGATTGAGAGACAATATAAATAA
- a CDS encoding polysaccharide lyase 8 family protein translates to MKFVCRIILFSLLILGTSTTVATESSQNVIKTSSLSVQDEFETLMEKIREDFAQNPLIDEVLNKYDTNKGCFTDVDYSRRDRTNWEPLTHIDRLYDFAFAYTNPQNTYYQNEDIYNKIVKGLEYWYERNPHCNNWWYNQIAEPQKIGILLVQMRIGKKQIPSALETKTLQRIRKEGGDPAKWTGANRTDIALHWIYRSCLEKNETDLKTALDNAYSPIEYTVKEGFQHDNSYFQHGVQLYIGGYGDEILKGTTQVAMYTQGTRYALSTEKIRILSKFMRGTYYQTIRGQHMLFDVLGRGISRKDITDKSATALFAKRMIVLDPEHADEYKAIIARLKGEQPAESKLQPLHTHYFRGDYTLHVRPGYTFDVRMVSTRTMRCEYGNGENLKTYFLSDGCTNIVTQGNEYANILPVWNWCRIPGTTAPQLDTIPMAASDWQTRGTSTFAGGVSDSIYGVSAYAYMDNYAGVNTGAKKAWFFFDNEVVCLGAGINSTSHAPIYTTINQCLLNDKNILVSQDKKQTAIKKGEFSYDSPDWTLHNGIGYIFPQGGRIYLNNEQQTGSWYDINHTESKEIQHREVFTLGFDHGTTPHNATYAYIIIPGITSARQMETYNKKNPVEILVNTDSMQIVRHKKLNIWQMVFYRKGTFTHKEITVKVDKACTLMLKNIYQNNAELHIADPAQSQSCVKVDVCIPKVSKDTRSILCDFENTGIYAGASKKYLLYKKQ, encoded by the coding sequence ATGAAATTTGTTTGTCGCATCATCCTCTTTTCACTATTGATTCTGGGGACATCCACAACAGTCGCAACAGAAAGCAGTCAGAACGTAATCAAAACGTCCTCTCTTTCCGTGCAAGATGAATTCGAAACTTTGATGGAGAAAATTAGGGAAGACTTTGCACAAAATCCACTTATTGATGAAGTTTTAAACAAGTACGATACCAACAAAGGATGTTTCACCGACGTAGACTACAGCCGCCGCGACCGCACCAATTGGGAACCTCTCACCCACATAGACCGATTGTATGATTTTGCTTTTGCCTATACCAATCCGCAGAACACTTACTATCAAAACGAGGATATTTACAATAAAATAGTGAAAGGACTGGAATATTGGTATGAACGTAATCCGCACTGCAACAACTGGTGGTACAACCAGATTGCCGAGCCACAGAAAATCGGCATATTGCTTGTACAGATGCGCATCGGCAAAAAACAGATTCCATCCGCACTGGAAACTAAAACCCTGCAACGCATACGTAAAGAAGGCGGAGATCCTGCCAAATGGACGGGCGCCAACCGGACAGACATCGCGCTCCACTGGATTTACCGCTCATGCCTGGAAAAGAACGAAACCGACTTGAAAACAGCTCTCGATAATGCTTACAGCCCGATAGAATATACAGTTAAAGAGGGGTTCCAACATGACAACTCTTACTTCCAACATGGGGTACAGCTTTATATCGGCGGATATGGGGATGAAATCTTGAAAGGAACCACCCAAGTAGCCATGTACACTCAAGGAACCCGATATGCGTTGAGCACTGAAAAGATACGGATTCTGAGCAAATTCATGCGCGGGACTTATTATCAGACCATACGCGGACAACATATGCTTTTCGACGTACTGGGTAGAGGAATAAGCCGGAAAGACATTACCGACAAAAGCGCTACCGCCCTGTTTGCCAAACGAATGATTGTTCTCGACCCGGAACATGCCGATGAATATAAGGCTATTATCGCACGTCTGAAAGGTGAGCAGCCTGCCGAATCTAAATTGCAGCCACTGCACACACATTATTTCCGGGGAGATTATACCCTGCACGTACGTCCCGGTTATACCTTCGACGTCCGCATGGTATCCACCCGCACGATGCGTTGCGAATACGGCAACGGGGAAAACCTAAAGACTTATTTCCTGTCGGACGGATGCACCAATATAGTAACACAAGGAAACGAATACGCCAATATCCTTCCTGTATGGAACTGGTGCAGAATCCCCGGAACGACCGCTCCGCAACTGGATACGATTCCGATGGCTGCAAGCGACTGGCAGACCAGGGGGACATCGACTTTTGCTGGCGGCGTATCCGACAGTATCTACGGAGTATCAGCCTATGCCTACATGGATAACTATGCCGGAGTCAATACCGGTGCTAAAAAAGCATGGTTCTTCTTCGATAATGAAGTGGTATGCTTAGGAGCAGGAATCAATTCTACTTCTCACGCGCCTATATACACTACAATCAACCAATGCCTGCTGAACGACAAGAATATACTAGTATCACAGGACAAGAAACAAACAGCTATAAAGAAAGGAGAATTTTCCTACGATTCTCCCGACTGGACTTTACATAACGGAATCGGATATATTTTCCCCCAAGGCGGGCGGATATACCTGAACAATGAGCAACAAACAGGCTCATGGTATGACATTAACCATACCGAATCGAAAGAAATCCAACACCGGGAAGTCTTCACTCTTGGATTTGACCACGGGACTACCCCTCACAACGCCACCTATGCATATATCATAATACCGGGGATAACTTCTGCCCGGCAGATGGAAACATACAATAAAAAGAATCCTGTTGAAATCCTTGTCAATACGGATTCGATGCAGATTGTAAGACACAAAAAGCTGAATATCTGGCAAATGGTATTTTATAGGAAAGGAACTTTCACTCATAAGGAGATTACTGTAAAGGTGGACAAAGCATGTACACTAATGCTCAAAAACATCTATCAGAACAATGCGGAACTGCATATTGCCGACCCTGCACAAAGCCAGTCGTGTGTCAAAGTAGATGTATGTATTCCCAAGGTTTCCAAAGATACCCGAAGCATCCTATGTGATTTTGAAAATACCGGCATCTATGCCGGTGCATCCAAGAAATACCTTCTTTACAAGAAACAATAA
- a CDS encoding sodium:solute symporter produces MSPAVISITIVAYFIILFTISYIAGRKADNEGFFVGNRKSAWYIVAFAMIGSTISGVTFVSVPGMVQASSFSYLQMVLGFIVGQIIIAFVLVPLFYRMNLVSIYEYLENRFGSSSYKTGAWFFFISKMLGAAVRLFLVCLTLQLLIFEPFHLPFLLNVILTVFIVWLYTFRGGVKSLIWTDVLKTFCLVVSVVLCIYYIASSLHLNFSGLVTTISDSDFSKTFFFDDVNDKRYFFKQFLAGVFTVIAMNGLDQDMMQRNLSCKNFRDSQKNMITSGISQFFVILLFLMLGVLLYTFTAQQGIENPGKSDELFPMVATGDYFPGIVGILFIIGLIASAYSAAGSALTALTTSFTVDILHAQKKGEAALSKIRKHVHIGMAVVMGAVIFVFNLLNNTSVIDAIYTLASYTYGPILGLFAFGIFTKKQVYDKYIPLVAIASPALCYILQRNSEVWFNGYQISYELLIINALFTFLGLCLFIKRQDKETSFTTHTTKQEIK; encoded by the coding sequence ATGAGCCCAGCCGTCATATCTATTACTATTGTGGCATACTTTATAATCCTGTTCACTATTTCTTATATAGCAGGACGCAAAGCTGACAATGAAGGATTCTTTGTAGGGAACCGTAAATCAGCTTGGTATATTGTTGCCTTTGCCATGATCGGTTCCACAATCTCCGGGGTTACTTTTGTCTCTGTTCCGGGCATGGTACAGGCAAGCAGCTTTTCTTATCTGCAAATGGTACTGGGATTTATCGTCGGACAGATTATCATAGCGTTTGTGCTCGTTCCTCTCTTTTATCGTATGAATCTAGTTTCCATTTACGAATATCTGGAAAACAGGTTCGGAAGTTCATCCTATAAGACGGGAGCCTGGTTTTTCTTTATTTCCAAAATGCTGGGAGCAGCCGTCCGACTCTTTCTCGTATGCCTGACATTGCAACTGCTTATCTTCGAACCTTTTCATCTCCCGTTCTTGCTGAATGTCATCCTAACCGTATTTATCGTATGGCTCTATACATTCCGCGGCGGGGTGAAGTCATTGATATGGACAGATGTCCTGAAAACATTCTGCCTGGTAGTTTCGGTCGTTCTCTGTATCTATTATATCGCTTCCAGCCTGCATCTGAATTTCAGCGGTCTGGTCACTACGATTTCGGACAGTGACTTCTCCAAGACGTTCTTTTTCGATGATGTCAATGACAAGCGGTATTTCTTCAAGCAATTTCTGGCAGGGGTATTCACCGTCATTGCCATGAACGGGCTAGACCAGGATATGATGCAGCGCAATCTCAGTTGCAAGAACTTCCGGGATTCACAGAAAAACATGATTACAAGCGGCATTTCGCAGTTCTTTGTCATTCTGCTTTTCCTGATGCTGGGAGTATTGCTTTATACTTTTACAGCGCAGCAGGGTATTGAGAATCCGGGAAAAAGCGATGAGCTATTTCCGATGGTCGCTACCGGAGATTATTTTCCCGGTATAGTCGGGATATTGTTCATTATCGGGTTGATAGCTTCCGCCTATTCTGCGGCAGGCTCTGCCTTGACAGCACTGACTACTTCCTTTACCGTAGATATTCTACATGCACAGAAAAAAGGGGAAGCCGCACTCAGTAAGATACGAAAGCATGTACATATCGGTATGGCAGTCGTCATGGGAGCGGTTATTTTCGTTTTCAATCTGCTGAACAATACCAGCGTGATTGACGCGATTTACACGTTGGCAAGTTATACGTACGGACCTATTTTAGGGTTGTTTGCTTTCGGCATCTTCACCAAGAAACAAGTTTATGATAAATATATCCCGTTGGTAGCTATCGCTTCCCCTGCACTTTGCTATATCCTGCAAAGAAATTCGGAAGTCTGGTTCAACGGTTACCAAATCAGTTACGAGTTGTTGATTATCAATGCCCTGTTCACATTCCTCGGACTTTGTTTGTTCATCAAAAGACAAGACAAAGAAACATCTTTCACAACTCATACTACAAAACAAGAAATAAAATAA